In Kineosporia sp. NBRC 101731, the genomic window GACGTTGTTGGTCGCGAGCAGGGTCAGGGTCTGGACGATCACGAGCACGGCCTGCACCCGGGACAGATGCGTCGACGGGGTGGCGCCCAGGACCGTGGGGGAGGCGTGCCCGGCGAACAGGCCGGTGCCCGTTCCGGACACGGCGGCGCCGAGGACGGCCAGGGCCGGGCGATCAGCAGGGCCACCGCGATCGTGCCGAGGGCCTGGGCGCCCACGACCAGGCCCGCGCCGCGGGCACCCCAGCCGTGGTCCCGGGCCAGCAGCGGCACGAGGATCGAGAACGTGGGCAGGACCAGGCCGGCGACGGCCCCGGTCAGCATGAGGATCGTGCGCAGCACCGGGTCGGCCAGGCTGAGACGCAGGCCGTCGAGGGCGGCCGCGGCAAGGCTCCCGGTGGCCGGGACGTGGTCGCTCACCGGGGTGATCAGGAGCAGGACGGCGAACACGGCGGCGAACGTGACCGCGTCGAGCAGGAGTACCCCGGAGAGCCCGACCGTCACCACGAGCAGGCCGCCGACGGGCCCCGCGACCAGCTGGGCCACCTGACCCCCGGCCTGGCGCAGGCCCAGCGCCCGGGGCAGTTGCCCGGGGGTGACGAGCAGACGGGGCATGCTGCCGGAGACGGGCAGGTAGAAGGCGTCGACGAGGCCGAGCACCAGGCCGGTGAGGAGCAGGAGCCAGACAGCCGGGCCGGACAGGTGCAGGGCCGGCGCGAACAGCAGGCAGATGCCGAGCATCACCGCGTCGCCGGTGATCATCACCCGGCGGGCGCCGACCCGGTCGCCCAGGGCCCCGCCGATCAGCAGGAACAGCGCTCGCGGCAGGTTGATCGCGGTGAGGATGAGCCCGGCCAGCGCACCGCTGTGGCCGGTCGCGGTCCAGCCGAGCGCGAAGTAGAGCACGCCGTTACCCAGGACGGAGACCACGGTTCCACTCACCCACAGCAGATATGACGGGGGCAGAGCTTCTTTCGCGGTGGTGGTGGTCACTGTCCGGGCTCCCCGTCGGCCGTGTCCGGTATGTCGGCCGGAGCCTACGGACGGGGGCCGACAATCTTGGCGGGGTCTTCTCCTGTCCCGCCGTCCGCGGACGGCGGGACAGAACTGTCGGTGGGGGCGCTTAGTGTGGTGGCCGTGGCTGATCCATCGACGTACCGACCTGCCGTCGGAACCATCCCCGAGCAACCGGGTGTCTACCGGTTCCGTGACGACTCCGGGCGGGTCATCTACGTCGGCAAGGCCAAGAGCCTGCGGCAGCGGCTGAATTCGTACTTCGCCGACCCGGCCGGGCTGCACCCGCGCACCCAGACGATGGTGTTCACCGCGGCGAGCGTGGAGTGGACCACGGTGAACACCGAGGTCGAGGCGCTGCAGCTGGAGTACTCCTGGATCAAGGAGTACGACCCGCGGTTCAACGTGAAGTACCGCGACGACAAGTCCTACCCCTACCTGGCCGTGACCATGGGCGACGAGTTCCCGCGGGTGCAGGTGATGCGCGGGGCCAAACGCAAGGGCACCCGCTACTTCGGGCCGTACGCGCACGCCTGGGCGATCCGCGAGACCGTCGACCTGCTGCTGCGGGTCTTCCCGGTGCGTACGTGCAGCAACGGTGTGTTTAAGCGCGCGGGGCAGGTGGGGCGCCCGTGCCTGCTCGGCTATATCGACAAGTGCTCGGCGCCGTGCGTCGGCAAGGTCACCCCCGAGCAGCACCGGCGGCTGGCCGACGACTTCTGCGACTTCATGGGCGGCAAGACCGAGCGCTACGTGAAGCGCCTCGAGCGCGACATGCTGCAGGCCTCGCACGACCTGGAGTTCGAGCAGGCGGCTCGGCTGCGTGACGACATCCAGGCCCTGTCCCGGGCCATGGAGAAGAACGCGGTGGTGCTGGCCGACGGCACCGACGCCGACGTGTTCGCGCTCGCCGACGACGAGCTCGAGGCCGCCGTGCAGGTGTTCCACGTCCGCGACGGCCGGATCCGCGGTCAGCGCGGCTGGGTGGTGGAGAAGGTGGAGGACGTCACCACCGCCGACCTGGTCGAGCACCTGCTGCAGCAGGTCTACGGCGACGTGAACGGCGAGGCGGTGCCGCGCGAGGTGCTGGTGCCGCACGAGCCGCCGTTGCTGGACGAGGTGGAGAGCTGGCTGGCCGGTCTACGGGGATCCCGGGTCGAGGTCCGGGTGCCGCAGCGGGGTGACAAGCGCACGCTGATGGAGACGGTGGCCCGCAACGCCGGGCAGGCCCTGACCCTGCACAAGACCCGTCGGGCGGGCGACCTCACCACCCGTTCGAAGGCCCTGCAGGAGATCCAGGAGGCCCTGGAGCTGCCCTCCGCCCCGCTGCGCATCGAGTGCTACGACATCTCGCACATCCAGGGCTCCAACGTGGTCGCGTCCATGGTCGTGTTCGAGGACGGGCTGGCGAAGAAGTCCGAGTACCGCAAGTTCACGATCAAGGGCCTGAACGGCACCTCCGACGACGTCGCCTCGATCCGTGAGGTGATCACCCGGCGCTTCCGGCGGTATCTGGGGGAGAAGGAGGAGGAAGCCGCGTCGGCGGCGGGTGCCGACCCGTCCACCGGCGAGATCCTCGACGAGGCGCCGTCACTGGAGGAGGACGGCGTGCCGCCGGGCATCGACCCGCAGACCGGCCGGCCGAAGAAGTTCGCCTACGCGCCGAACCTGGTCGTGGTCGACGGTGGTGCCCCCCAGGTGGCGGCCGCCGCGGCGGCGATGGCCGAGCTCGGCATCGAGGGCGTGGCTCTGTGCGGTCTGGCCAAGCGCCTCGAGGAGGTCTGGATCCCGGACGACGAGATGCCGGTGATCCTGCCCCGCTCCAGCGAAGGGCTGTACCTGTTGCAGCGGGTGCGGGACGAGGCGCACCGTTTCGCGATCACCCACCACCGCCAGCGTCGCAGCACCGCGATGACGGCCAGCGAGCTGGACACCGTGCCCGGGCTGGGGCCGGCCCGCAAGAAAGCGCTGCTGACGCACTTCGGATCGGTGAAGAAGCTGCGCGCGGCCTCCGTCGAGGCCATCGCCTCGGTGCAGGGCGTGGGGCCGAAGGTGGCCCAGTCGGTGGTGGACAGCCTGAACCCCGAGAACTCCGCGAACCCCGGGACCGCCGGGGTGGGTACGGTCCCGGAGAATCGTCCCGCGATCGACATGGCCACGGGGGAACTGCTCGACTGAGGTGCTCGTGATCCTTCCTGAGGGCTGAGCATCGACTCTCCACCGCTCGAGGGAGGGCGCCGGCACCGATCGGCCGGTTCTGCCGGGACCCAGGAATCGGCTAAGAGTGGTCGCGACGCACCAGGGGACCCACCGGTCCAGTACCGGAAGTCCTGCCGGTCAAGGGCCAGCCGGGCCCTCCTGCACGAGCCGGACCAGAGGGGCGCAATAATGACCAGCCCCCACGAATCCGGCACGACATCGACAGATATCCGACAGGTTTGGAGAGCTCAAGGTGACGACCACCCCGGAGGCGAACGGGCCGACGGAGCCGGAGGGCCGTGCGGAGCGTCGCACGGAGCAGACCGGTTCGGCGACCACGTCCGAACTGCTCATCATCACCGGCATGTCCGGGGCCGGGCGGAGCACTGCCGCCAAGGCCCTCGAGGACCTCGGCTGGTACGTCGTCGACAATCTGCCGCCGCAGCTGATCGCCGAGCTGGCCATGCTCGCGGGCTCGGCCGAGCCCCGGGTGCGGCGGATCGCAGTGGCGGTCGACGTGCGGGGGCGCTCGTTCTTCAGCGCCCTGGCCGATGCCGTGTCCACGGCCGAGAACAGCGGTATCCGCACCCGCCTGTTGTTCCTCGACGCCACCAACGAGACCCTGGTGCGCCGGTTCGAATCGGTTCGCCGCCCGCACCCGCTGCAGGGCGACGGCGCGCCGCTGGACGGTATCCGCGCCGAGCGCAAGGTGATGGGTGAGCTGCGGGGCAACGCGGACACCCTGATCGACACCTCGCGCCTGAACGTGCACGAGCTGGCCAGCAAGATCATCGCGATGTTCGGCGACGAGGGAGACCCGGCGATCCGGATCCTGCTGATGTCGTTCGGATTCAAGTACGGCCTGCCGCTGGATGCCGACCAGGTGGCCGACGTGCGCTTCCTGCCCAACCCGTTCTGGGTGCCCGAACTGCGCACGCACAACGGGCTGGACGCCGACGTGGCCGACTACGTGCTGGGGCAGGAGGGTGCCGCCGAGTTCGTCGACCGGTACGCCCTGGCCCTGCAGCCGGTGCTGGCCGGCTACGTGCGGGAGAACAAGCGCTACGCCACGATCGCCGTCGGCTGTACCGGGGGCAAGCACCGTTCCGTGGCGATCACCGAGCTCCTGGCCCAGAAGCTGGAGGGCGACGGGGTGGCCGTCACCGCTGTGCACCGTGACCTGGGGCGCGAGTGAGCCCCACCTCCTCCGGCCGGGGCCCGAACGTCGTCGCGCTCGGCGGCGGGCACGGCCTGGCGGCGTCGCTGTCGGCGCTGCGGCACCTGACCGACCGGCTGACGGCCGTGGTCACGGTGGCGGACGACGGCGGCTCGTCGGGGCGGTTGCGGCGCGAATTCGGCGTGCTGCCGCCCGGTGACCTGCGGATGGCGCTGTCGGCTCTGTGCGACGACAGCGAATGGGGGCTGCTGTGGCGCGACGTGCTGCAGCACCGCTTCGCCAGCGCGGGCGCCATGAACGACCACGCCCTCGGCAACCTCCTGATCGTCACCCTCTGGGAACTGCTCGACGACCCGGTCAGCGGGCTGGACTGGGTGGCCCGGTTGCTGGGGGCCAGGGGACGCGTACTGCCGATGGCGGCGGTGCCCCTGGACATCGAGGGCACGGTGCTCGGCATCGACCCCGACGACCCCGCGGGCCTCACCACGGTGCGTGGTCAGGTCGCGGTGGCGACCACGCCGGGACGGGTGATCGGGGTGCAGCTGAGCCCGAACGACCCACCGGCGCGGCCGGAGGTGCTCGAGGCGGTGCGGGACGCCGACTGGGCCGTGCTCGGCCCCGGCTCCTGGTACACCAGCGTGCTCCCGCACCTGCTGGTGCCCGAACTGGCCCGGGCCCTGGCGCGGACCGAGGCCCGGATCTGCCTGACACTGAACCTGGGGCAGCAGCCCGGGGAGACCGATGGCTTCTCGCCCGAGAACCACCTCGAGGTGCTCGCCGCGCACGCCCCCGACCTGCGGATCGACGCCGTCCTGGTGGACCCCTCGCAGATCGAGGACGCGGCGTCACTGGAGCGGGTGGCACGGGCTATGGGGGCGGTCGTCGTCAGCCGCGACGTGGCGATCGGTGACGGTACGCCCCGGCACGACCCGCTGCGCCTGGCCGCCGCCTACCGTGACCTGTTCAGTGGGGCGATCGTCCCGAACAGGTGAGCTGCTCCGGGGCGAAGGGCTGACGCCGGACGGGCGTTCGCACGGCTCCCGTCCGGCGCATTTCACAAGCGCACGAACCATGCTTGCGCACGGTGGCAAGATGCTGTCCATGGCATTGACGGCACTGGTCAAAGACGAATTGAGTCGGCTACAGGTCACTAAACCCTGCTGCCGTAAAGCCGAGGTGTCGGCAACTCTCCGGTTCGCCGGAGGGCTACACATCGTCGGGGGCCGCATCGTCGTGGAGGCTGAGCTCGACACCGCCCACGCGGCTCGCCGGTTGCGCAAGGACATCAGCGACGTGTTCGGCCACACCAGCGACATCGTCGTGCTGGCACCGGGCGGCCTGCGACGCGGCAGCCGGTACGTGGTCCGGGTGATTCGTGACGGTGAGTCACTGGCCCGCCAGACCGGTCTGGTCGACGGCCGCGGCCGACCTGTCCGCGGGCTGCCGCCGCAGGTCGTCTCCGGCGCCACCTGCGACGCCGAGGCCGCCTGGCGGGGTGCGTTCCTGGCCCACGGGTCGCTCACCGAGCCGGGTCGCTCCAGCGCCCTCGAGGTGACCTGCCCGGGCCCGGAGGCCGCGCTCGCGCTGGTCGGTGCCGCCCGTCGGCTCGGCATCCAGGCGAAGGCCCGTGAGGTGCGCGGCGTGGACCGGGTGGTGATCCGCGACGGCGACACGATCGGCGCCCTGCTCACCCGCCTCGGCGCACACGACGCGGTGATGGCCTGGGAGGAGCGGCGGATGCGTCGCGAGGTGCGGGCCACCGCGAACCGCCTGGCCAACTTCGACGACGCGAACCTACGGCGCTCCGCCCGGGCCGCCGTGGCCGCCGGTTCGCGGGTGGAGCGGGCCCTGGAGATCCTCGGCGACGAGGTCCCGGAGCATCTGCGGTCCGCCGGCCGGCTGCGCCTGGCGCACAAGCAGGCCAGCCTGGAGGAGCTCGGTCAGCTGGCCGAGCCGCAGATGACGAAGGACGCCGTGGCCGGCCGGATCCGCAGACTTCTGGCGATGGCCGACAAGCGGGCCTCCGACCTGGGGGTACCGGGCACCGACGCGAACCTGACGCCGGACATGCTCGACGCCTGAAAGTCCTTGACAGGTATCTCAAAGGCGACCAGACGCGCACCGGAGCCATCGGCGCGCCAGATGACCGACGTCCTTCATTCATGGACCTTTGGCCCCCTGATCACCCTGAAATCCCGGGTCCGGACGTGGGACCCGACAGGGTGCTGTCTGGACACCCTTTCCCGAAATGCACCGCGTAGGGTAAGTGCTGCACACCACAAAACGGCGTCGGGCCTCCCGGCGCTCTGTGGCTGACGAGAGGAAACGACAAGTGACTGTTCGCGTTGGCATCAACGGCTTCGGCCGTATCGGCCGTAACTTTTTCCGCGCTGCCCGGGCGGCCGGTGCGGACATCGAGATCGTTGCCGTCAACGACCTCACCGACACGAAGACGCTCGCCCACCTGCTCAAGTACGACTCGATCCTGGGTCGTCTGGACGCCGAGGTGAGCGTCTCCGGTGACGACATCGTCGTGGACGGCAAGGCCATCAAGGTTCTGGCCGAGCGTGAGCCGGCCAATCTGCCGTGGAAGGACCTCGGCGTGGACGTCGTGGTCGAGTCCACCGGCTTCTTCACCGACGCCACCAAGGCCAAGGCGCACATCGACGGTGGTGCCAAGAAGGTCCTGATCTCGGCCCCGGCCAAGAACGAGGACCTGACCATCGTGTTCGGTGTCAACCACACCGACTACGACCCGGCGAAGCACCACATCGTCAGCAACGCCTCCTGCACGACGAACTGCCTGGCCCCGATGGCGAAGGTGCTGAACGACACGTTCGGCATCGAAAAGGGCCTCATGACGACGATCCACGCCTACACGCAGGACCAGAACCTGCAGGACGGTCCGCACAAGGACCTGCGTCGCGCCCGCGCCGCCGCGCTCAACATCGTGCCCACCAGCACCGGTGCCGCGAAGGCCATCAGCCTGGTGATCCCGGCCCTGAAGGGCAAGCTCGACGGCTTCGCGCTGCGCGTCCCGGTCCCGACCGGCTCGGCCACCGACCTGACCTTCGAGACCGCTCGTGAGACCACGGTCGAAGAGGTCAACGCCGCGATCAAGGCCGCTTCCGAGACCGAGGCGTTCAAGGGCATCCTCAAGTACACCGAGGACCCGATCGTCTCCAGCGACATCGTGACCGACCCGCACTCGTGCATCTTCGACGCCGGCCTCACCAAGGTCATCGGCAACCAGGTCAAGGTCGTCGGCTGGTACGACAACGAGTGGGGCTACTCCAACCGCCTCGTCGACGCCGTGGTGCTCGTCGGTACCGGTCTCTGATTTTCATGAAGACCATCGACGACCTCACTACCGAGCTCGGAACCCTTTCCGGCAAGCGCATCCTGGTCCGCAGTGACCTGAACGTGCCGCTGGACAAGGAAACCGGCGCGGTGACGGACGACGGCCGGATCCGGGCGTCGCTGCCGACCTGGCAGCGACTCCTGGACGCGGGCGCGAAGGTCATTGTCGTGGCCCACCTCGGCCGGCCGAAAGGCGTTCCGGAGGCGAAGTACTCCCTCGCCCCGGCGGTCGAGCGGGCCAAGGAGCTGCTGCCCGGGGTGACCATCACCCTGGCCCAGGACACCGTGGGCGAGTCCGCGCAGGCCGCGGTCGCCGCCCTCGGTGACGGCGAACTGCTGGTGCTGGAGAACCTCCGTTTCAACGCGGGGGAGACCAGCAAGGACGATGCCGAGCGGGGCGCGTTCGCCGACCAGCTCGCCGCTCTGGCCGACGGTTTCGTCAGCGACGGCTTCGGCGTCGTGCACCGCAAGCAGGCCAGCGTCTACGACGTCGCGCAGAAGTTGCCGCACGCCGCCGGTGGCCTGGTGCTGGCCGAGGTCGAGGTGCTCAAGCGCCTGACGCAGACCCCGCAGCGGCCCTACGCGGTGGTTCTCGGCGGTTCGAAGGTGTCCGACAAGCTCGGCGTCATCGACAACCTGCTGAACACGGCCGACCGGCTGCTGATCGGCGGTGGCATGGTGTTCACCTTCCTCAAGGCCCAGGGCCACGAGGTCGGTAAGAGCCTGCTCGAGGAAGACCAGCTCGACACCGTCCGCGGCTACATCACGCGGGCGCAGGAGCAGGGCGTCGAGCTGGTGCTCCCCGTCGACGTGGTCGCGGCCACGGCCTTCGCGGGCGATGCCGAGCACGACGTGGTCGCCGCGGACGCGATCCCGGCCGACCGTCTGGGACTCGACATCGGCCCGGAGTCCGGCAAGCTGTTCGCCGCCAAGCTGGCGGACTGCGAGACGGTCTTCTGGAACGGCCCGATGGGCGTCTTCGAGCTGGAGGCGTTCAGCCACGGCACCCGTGCGGTGGCCCAGTCGCTCGTCGACTCGTCGGCGTTCAGCGTCGTCGGTGGCGGTGACTCGGCCGCGGCGGTGCGCACGCTCGGCTTCGACGAGAAGGCCTTCGGTCACATCTCGACGGGCGGCGGTGCGAGCCTGGAATTCCTGGAGGGCAAGACCCTTCCGGGCCTCACTGTCCTGGAGAGCTGATGGCCAAGTCCGACGAGAAGAGCCGCACCCCGCTGATGGCGGGTAACTGGAAGATGAACCTCGATCACTTCGAGGCGGCTCATCTGGTGCAGAAGCTGGCGTGGACCCTCGACGACGCGAAGCACGACTTCGACGTCGTCGAGGTGGCGCTGATCCCACCGTTCACCGATCTGCGCTCCGTGCAGACCCTGGTGGACGGGGACAAGCTCGGTTTCAAGTACGGCGCACAAGACCTGTCGCAGTACGACAAGGGCGCGTACACCGGAGAGATCTCCGGGGCGATGCTCGCGAAGCTGAAGTGCACCTACGTGGTGGTCGGCCACTCCGAACGCCGGCAGTACCACCACGAGGACGACGCCGTGGTCAATGCCAAGACCAAGGCGGCCATCAAGCACGACCTCATCCCGATCGTGTGCATCGGTGAGGGGCTCGAGGTGCGCAAGGAGGGTCGGCAGGTTCAGCACTGCCTGGCCCAGCTCGACGCCGACCTGGCCGGCGTTCCCGCCGACAAGGTCGCGTCGCTCGTGATCGCGTACGAGCCGGTCTGGGCGATCGGCACCGGCGAGGTCGCCACCCCGGACGACGCGCAGGAGGTCTGTGCGGCGATCCGGAAGCGGATCGGCGAGCTCTACTCGGCCGATGTCGCGGCGTCCGTCCGGGTCCTGTACGGCGGTTCGGTCAAGGCGCAGAACGTGGCCGGGATCATGGCGAAGGAAGATGTCGACGGTGCACTCGTCGGCGGCGCCGCGATCGATCCGGGTGAGTTCGCGTCAATTGTCCGCTATCGGGACCATAAGACAGCCTGAGTCTGACGCTCAGGTCTGGTAAAAACCGCGTGTCCGGCGGCGCGCGGCCTCCGATCTGTCCGATCAGGGGCCGCGCATCGCCTACGCTGTGACTTCAAAGTGCTTCCCAGATCGAGCAACGAGATAGAGGTCCGCGTCGTGTCCGTGCTACGCCTGAGCCTTCAGGTGCTTCTCGTCATCACCAGCCTCATCCTGACGCTGCTGATCCTTCTCCATAAGGGGAGGGGCGGTGGGCTGTCGGACATGTTCGGTGGTGGCATGTCCTCCAGCATGGGCAGCTCCGGGGTCGCCGAGCGCAACCTCAATCGCTTCACGATCGCGATCGGCGTCACCTGGGCAGTGGTGATCGTGCTGCTCAACCTGATCTACAGGTTCTTCCCCGACGCGTTCTGAACGACATAACTGCAACCGGCGCGAGTCCGGGTACTGAAGGAGAGGATTCACGGTGGCGAGTGGCAACGCTATCCGCGGTAGCCGAGTTGGCGCCGGGCCGATGGGAGAGGCGGAGCGGGGCGACACGGCCCCCAGGTTCCGCGTTTCCTACTGGTGCGCGAACAAGCACGAGACCAAGCCGAGTTTCTCGGAAGAGGCGGGTGTGCAGCCCCCGGAGACCTGGGACTGCCCCCGTTGTGGTTTCCCCGCAGGGCAGGACCGCACCACGCCGCCGTCGCCGCCCCGCAACGAGCCTTACAAGACGCACCTCGCGTATGTGAAGGAGCGTCGCAGCGATGCGGACGGCCAGGCGATCCTGGAAGAGGCTCTGGCCTCTCTGCGGGCCCGCCGGATCATTCGCTGAGATTCCGCGAATTCAGGCACTGACGATCGGCTTCCGGCATCACGCCGGGAGCCGATCGTCGTTTGGCGCTGGGCGGTGGTTCCAGAACTGTCGGTGGCCGGGGGCATGATGTCGGTCATGACCTCGACTGCTGAGAACACCAGTGCGACACCGCCCCGTCTGGGAATCGCCTTCGTGCCGGTCGTTCCTCCCGAGCGTTTCCGCTCCGTGGTCCGGGCCGCCGAGGAATCGGGGCTGGACGAGCTGTGGGTCTGGGAGGACTGCTTCAAGGAGAGCGGGGTCGCCACTGCTGCAGCGGCCCTGGCCTGGACCGAGCACATCCGGGTCGGCATCGGCCTGATGCCTGCCCCCCTGCGCAACGTGGCGCTCACGGCGATGGAGATCGCCACCCTGTCCCGGATGTTCCCCGGTCGTCTCATGCCGGGTGTCGGTCACGGTGTGCAGGACTGGATGGGACAGGTCGGCAATCGCCCGGCCTCGCCGCTCACCCTGTTGCGGGAGTACTCGACCGCGCTGCGCCGGTTGCTGCACGGCGAGAAGGTCACCGTGGACGGCACGTACGTGAAACTCACCGACGTTGCGCTGGACTGGCCGCTGAGCCCCGTGCCGCTGTTGTATGTCGGTGGTGAGGGCCCGAAGACGCTGACGCTGACCGGCGAGGTCGGTGACGCCACGATGCTCAGCTGGGCCGGCGACGACGAGTCGATCCGCCGACGGGTGCAGCTCGTGCGCGACGGCCTGGGAACCGAGGCCAAGGCCGGTGCGCTCGCCCCGCACGAGATCACGGTCGGGCAGATTGCGGCGACCGGTCCCGACGCTCAGGCCCGGGTGGACGCCGAACTCCCGGTCTGGGGGCGCTCGCCGGGGCCCGGCGACGGGGTGGCCGGCGACGCGGCCACGATCGCGGCCGACGTGCTCCGCCTCGGTGCTCTGGGCTGCACCACGGTCATCCTGCAGCCCACGTCCGACGAGCCCGACCTCGAGGGTTTCATCCGCTTCCTCGGCCAGGAGGTGCGGCCGTTACTGGCGGGGTGACTCATGGTCGTGTCTGATGCCGCCGAACGGGTGGGGGTCGCTCATGAGGCTTCAGCTGGCGGAGGCCCAGTAGCTGCCGTACTTCAGGGCCAGCGCCTCGGCCTGGGCCGTGGTGAGGAGGCGGGGGGACCGGCCGGAGGTGAGGAGGGTCAGCTTGCAGGCTTCCTCCAGTTCCACGGCGGCGTTCATAGCGGCTGACAGGGTGGGCTGGGCCACCACCGATCCATGATTGGCCAGCAGCGCCGCCCGGAAGGGGAGGTCGAGGGCCTCCAGTTCCTCGGCCTGGGCGATGTCGCCGGGCGGGGCATAGCCGATGAGGGGGGTCTGGCCCACCCTCATCACGAAGTACGGCGTGATCGGGGCGACAGCGCTGGCCTCGGACCAGGGGGTGAGACAGGCGGCCGCGACGGCGTTCACACTGTGCAGGTGTACCACCGCGCCGGCGTCGGGGGCGCGGCGGTAGAAGGCCCGGTGCAGGGTGAACTCCTTGGACGGCTTCGGGCCCTCCAGATGCTTTCCGGACAGGTCCAGCACTGCCAGGCGGGCGGGGTCGAGCGCACCCATCGACTCGTTCGTCGGGGTGATCAGCATCCGGTCACCGACGCGCACGCTGATGTTGCCCGACGTGCCCGGACTCAGGCCGAGTTCGACCAGCCGACGGCCGGTCTCGACCAGTTCGGCCCGGGCCGTGGCCTCGTCCGGCGCCGTCTGCCCCGGCGCCGTCTGCCCCGGCGCCGTCTGCCCCGGTGCTGTCTGCCCCGGTGCTGTCCGCCCCGGTGCTGTCGTCCCGTCCGGCCGCACACTGCTCATGCCAGCACCGCCCAGGCCCCGCTCATCAGATCCTCGTCCCCGAAATTGCCCGACTTCAACAGTAGATTCATCACCCGTCCGCGCGAGTCGCCCTGTGTCCAGGTCACTCCCGCGGCGACCGGCTGGCCGATCACGAGTTCCCGCACGTTCAGGGCCGAGACCACGGCCCCGGAGGTCTCGCCGCCGGCCACGATCATCTGGCGGCAGCCGGCGTCGGCGAACTCCGCCGCCAGACGGGACAGGGCCCGCTCGACCAGGTCCGACGCCGGAACCTCGCCCGGCGCCGCCGGTTGCACGTCCGACAGTTCCCCGACCGCGTAGACGAGCACCGGCTTCTCGCCGTCCTGCTGCCACTCCTGCACGGCCCAGGCCCGTAGCCCGGCCATGGCACCCTCGAAATCCGCGCGCAGCGCGGCGATGTCGAGCCGACGATGCGGCATCAGAGCCTGGGCGTGCGCGATCTGGCCCCGGGTGGCCGCCGACGCACTGCCGGCGAGCACCGCCTTGGGTCCGCCGTGGGCGGACAGCCGGACGGGCGGTGACCCCGGACCACTGAGACCGAGCACCAGGCCGGAACCTCCGGTGATCAGCGGAAGGTCGCTGGTGGCGGCGGCGATGCGGACCAGATCGTCCTCGGTCTCGGCGTCCACGACCACGGCGACCACCTCGTCCCCTGTTCGCAGGGACTCCAGAGCGCTCCGCAGGTCGCCCGACCGCACCGTCTCCAGACCGACCTGCGCGACGCTCGCCGTGCTCTGCGCGGCGAGCAGTCGGGGTACGTCCGCATCAGTCATCGGGGTGAGCGGGTGGTGACGCATCGGACTCTCGCCCAGAGGTGTGCCGTGCACGTACAGCTGACCGTCGACGACCGTGCGGCCGGCGGCGGGGAACGAGGGCACCACGACGGTGAGCGAGGTACCCAGATCCGAGGCCAGGGCGTCGAGGATCGGCCCGATGTTCCCTGCCGGCGTGGAGTCGAACGTCGAGCAGTACTTGTCGTAAATGCGCGTGGCACCCATCTGGCGCAGTCCGCGCAGCGCGTTACGGCTCGCCGCCACGGCTGCCGACGGTTCGATGGTGCGGGTCTTGAGAGCGATGACGACCGCGTCGGCCTGGTCGGGCAGAGCGGTCAGCCGCTCGTGGCTGGGTACGCCGATCGACACCACGGTGCGGAAACCGCGGGCGACCAGCGCCATCGCCAGGTCAGTCGCGCCGGTGAAGTCATCGGCCAGGGCGCCGAGCACGCGTCCCTCCAGAAGTCGCTGAGACAATGTGTGAAAGTACGTTACATCAGTTGACGCTTATGTGAATCGTGGTTAGCGTCTCGCCACACCTCACCGTCGAGGCCCAACACCCTCGGCGGCCCGAACGACCTTGGTTAGGAACACCATGAACCTCGGGTTGCTGCTGTCCCAGCACGAACCGGCTGTCGTCCGCTACGCCCTCTCCGGGGCAGGCGGCGGCTTCGGTCGCACCCTTCTGGCCCAGACCCTTCTCATCGACGCCCTGCGCCCCTCGCTGCTGTGCGAC contains:
- a CDS encoding MFS transporter; protein product: MTTTTAKEALPPSYLLWVSGTVVSVLGNGVLYFALGWTATGHSGALAGLILTAINLPRALFLLIGGALGDRVGARRVMITGDAVMLGICLLFAPALHLSGPAVWLLLLTGLVLGLVDAFYLPVSGSMPRLLVTPGQLPRALGLRQAGGQVAQLVAGPVGGLLVVTVGLSGVLLLDAVTFAAVFAVLLLITPVSDHVPATGSLAAAALDGLRLSLADPVLRTILMLTGAVAGLVLPTFSILVPLLARDHGWGARGAGLVVGAQALGTIAVALLIARPWPSSAPPCPERAPACSPGTPPPRSWAPPRRRICPGCRPCS
- the uvrC gene encoding excinuclease ABC subunit UvrC is translated as MADPSTYRPAVGTIPEQPGVYRFRDDSGRVIYVGKAKSLRQRLNSYFADPAGLHPRTQTMVFTAASVEWTTVNTEVEALQLEYSWIKEYDPRFNVKYRDDKSYPYLAVTMGDEFPRVQVMRGAKRKGTRYFGPYAHAWAIRETVDLLLRVFPVRTCSNGVFKRAGQVGRPCLLGYIDKCSAPCVGKVTPEQHRRLADDFCDFMGGKTERYVKRLERDMLQASHDLEFEQAARLRDDIQALSRAMEKNAVVLADGTDADVFALADDELEAAVQVFHVRDGRIRGQRGWVVEKVEDVTTADLVEHLLQQVYGDVNGEAVPREVLVPHEPPLLDEVESWLAGLRGSRVEVRVPQRGDKRTLMETVARNAGQALTLHKTRRAGDLTTRSKALQEIQEALELPSAPLRIECYDISHIQGSNVVASMVVFEDGLAKKSEYRKFTIKGLNGTSDDVASIREVITRRFRRYLGEKEEEAASAAGADPSTGEILDEAPSLEEDGVPPGIDPQTGRPKKFAYAPNLVVVDGGAPQVAAAAAAMAELGIEGVALCGLAKRLEEVWIPDDEMPVILPRSSEGLYLLQRVRDEAHRFAITHHRQRRSTAMTASELDTVPGLGPARKKALLTHFGSVKKLRAASVEAIASVQGVGPKVAQSVVDSLNPENSANPGTAGVGTVPENRPAIDMATGELLD
- the rapZ gene encoding RNase adapter RapZ; translation: MLIITGMSGAGRSTAAKALEDLGWYVVDNLPPQLIAELAMLAGSAEPRVRRIAVAVDVRGRSFFSALADAVSTAENSGIRTRLLFLDATNETLVRRFESVRRPHPLQGDGAPLDGIRAERKVMGELRGNADTLIDTSRLNVHELASKIIAMFGDEGDPAIRILLMSFGFKYGLPLDADQVADVRFLPNPFWVPELRTHNGLDADVADYVLGQEGAAEFVDRYALALQPVLAGYVRENKRYATIAVGCTGGKHRSVAITELLAQKLEGDGVAVTAVHRDLGRE
- the yvcK gene encoding uridine diphosphate-N-acetylglucosamine-binding protein YvcK, with the translated sequence MSPTSSGRGPNVVALGGGHGLAASLSALRHLTDRLTAVVTVADDGGSSGRLRREFGVLPPGDLRMALSALCDDSEWGLLWRDVLQHRFASAGAMNDHALGNLLIVTLWELLDDPVSGLDWVARLLGARGRVLPMAAVPLDIEGTVLGIDPDDPAGLTTVRGQVAVATTPGRVIGVQLSPNDPPARPEVLEAVRDADWAVLGPGSWYTSVLPHLLVPELARALARTEARICLTLNLGQQPGETDGFSPENHLEVLAAHAPDLRIDAVLVDPSQIEDAASLERVARAMGAVVVSRDVAIGDGTPRHDPLRLAAAYRDLFSGAIVPNR
- the whiA gene encoding DNA-binding protein WhiA, which produces MALTALVKDELSRLQVTKPCCRKAEVSATLRFAGGLHIVGGRIVVEAELDTAHAARRLRKDISDVFGHTSDIVVLAPGGLRRGSRYVVRVIRDGESLARQTGLVDGRGRPVRGLPPQVVSGATCDAEAAWRGAFLAHGSLTEPGRSSALEVTCPGPEAALALVGAARRLGIQAKAREVRGVDRVVIRDGDTIGALLTRLGAHDAVMAWEERRMRREVRATANRLANFDDANLRRSARAAVAAGSRVERALEILGDEVPEHLRSAGRLRLAHKQASLEELGQLAEPQMTKDAVAGRIRRLLAMADKRASDLGVPGTDANLTPDMLDA